In the genome of Rhizobium sp. NXC24, one region contains:
- a CDS encoding NodA family N-acyltransferase — protein sequence MRSKVRWRLCWENELELAEHIELADFFRMTYGPTGPFNAKPFEGSRSWAGARPELRLIGYDSNGVAAHLGLLRRFIKIGAIDQLVGELGLYGVRPDLEGLGIGHSIHAMLPVLRELAVPFAFGTVRPALQKHIERFGRHGPVTILSGIRVWSTLPEARLDKPPTRIDDALVIVLPIGGSISDWPAGTVIDRNGPEL from the coding sequence ATGCGCTCAAAGGTGCGGTGGAGACTGTGCTGGGAAAACGAGTTGGAACTCGCCGAGCATATCGAGCTCGCCGACTTCTTTCGGATGACCTATGGGCCAACCGGGCCCTTTAATGCAAAACCATTCGAGGGCAGTCGAAGCTGGGCGGGAGCAAGGCCCGAACTTCGTCTCATCGGCTATGATTCCAATGGTGTCGCGGCTCATCTAGGCTTGCTGCGCCGATTTATTAAGATTGGTGCAATCGATCAGTTGGTGGGTGAGCTCGGATTATATGGCGTACGTCCGGATCTCGAGGGACTGGGGATCGGGCATTCAATTCACGCCATGCTTCCTGTGCTGCGCGAACTCGCCGTTCCATTTGCTTTCGGCACCGTTCGGCCCGCATTGCAAAAGCACATCGAAAGGTTCGGCCGTCACGGTCCGGTAACGATCTTATCGGGGATTCGTGTGTGGTCCACTCTACCGGAGGCGCGCCTTGACAAGCCGCCCACACGCATTGACGACGCGCTTGTCATCGTCCTGCCGATCGGAGGATCCATCTCCGATTGGCCTGCCGGCACGGTAATCGATCGGAACGGGCCAGAGCTATGA
- the nodB gene encoding chitooligosaccharide deacetylase NodB — MTHLDCLYEMPDACVDGTNQPSIYLTFDDGPHPFCTPEILDVLAQHQAAATFFVIGTYAAERPKLIQRMIAEGHKVANHTMTHPDLSNCGPGEIEHEISEASRAIKTACPQASVQYMRAPYGSWTQDVLSVSASSGLEAVHWSVDPRDWSRPGVDAIVDAVLASIRPGAIVLLHDGCPPSEAEPSTDSSLRHHTIIALSRIIPVVRDRGFVIRSLPQHH, encoded by the coding sequence ATGACGCACCTTGATTGCTTATACGAAATGCCAGATGCGTGCGTTGACGGCACCAACCAGCCGAGCATCTATCTGACATTTGACGACGGACCTCATCCCTTTTGTACGCCTGAGATTCTAGATGTGCTGGCGCAACATCAGGCGGCCGCAACCTTCTTCGTTATCGGAACTTACGCGGCCGAGCGGCCGAAACTCATCCAACGAATGATCGCCGAAGGGCACAAGGTCGCCAATCACACCATGACCCATCCGGACCTGTCCAATTGCGGTCCCGGCGAAATAGAACATGAGATATCTGAGGCGAGCAGGGCTATCAAGACTGCATGCCCGCAGGCGTCGGTGCAATACATGCGGGCTCCCTACGGGAGCTGGACCCAAGACGTTCTTTCCGTGTCGGCGAGTTCAGGGCTGGAAGCCGTCCATTGGTCGGTGGACCCGCGAGACTGGTCTCGTCCTGGCGTCGACGCCATTGTCGATGCTGTGCTCGCCTCTATCCGTCCCGGCGCAATCGTTCTGTTGCACGACGGATGCCCTCCAAGCGAGGCCGAGCCGAGCACAGATAGCAGTCTGCGCCATCATACCATCATCGCACTCTCTCGCATCATCCCAGTCGTGCGCGACCGCGGATTTGTAATCCGCTCGCTTCCTCAACATCACTGA
- the nodC gene encoding chitooligosaccharide synthase NodC, giving the protein MNLLDATSTAAISLYALLSTAYKSMQVVYARPTDEPSTSAEPIGSAHWPSVDVIIPSFNEDPGTLWDCLESIAQQEYAGDLNVYVVDDGSSNRDAITPVHTAFARDPRFTFILLKENVGKRKAQIAAIRRSSGDLVLNVDSDTILAPDVVVKLAVKMQDPAIGAAMGQLAASNRHETWLTRLIDMEYWLACNEERAAQARFGAVMCCCGPCAMYRRTALTMLLDQYETQMFRGKRSDFGEDRHLTILMLKAGFRTEYVPTAIAATVVPNKLRPYLRQQLRWARSTFRDTLLAMNLLPGLDRFLTLDVIGQNLGPLLLAVSVLSGLVQFALTGTVPWWTCLMIASMTMIRCSVAAFRARQFRFIGFSLHTFINIFFLLPLKAYALCTLSNSDWLSRGSAAKAPDKGGKLDAIQDPIAGSSPRESQENEAPLRRHNLARDATRSMAYDGICTDQ; this is encoded by the coding sequence ATGAATCTGCTCGACGCAACCAGCACTGCCGCTATCTCGCTTTATGCGCTGCTCTCGACGGCTTATAAAAGCATGCAGGTCGTTTATGCTCGGCCGACCGATGAACCATCAACCTCTGCAGAGCCGATCGGTTCGGCGCATTGGCCGAGCGTCGATGTTATCATACCCTCCTTCAATGAGGATCCGGGTACACTCTGGGACTGCCTGGAGTCCATCGCGCAGCAAGAATATGCTGGGGATCTGAATGTCTATGTGGTTGATGACGGTTCCAGCAATCGCGACGCCATCACGCCAGTCCACACGGCATTTGCACGCGATCCAAGATTCACATTCATTCTTCTCAAGGAGAATGTTGGAAAGCGCAAGGCGCAGATAGCGGCGATACGCCGTTCCTCTGGGGATTTGGTCCTCAACGTCGACTCGGACACCATTCTCGCCCCAGACGTCGTCGTGAAACTTGCAGTCAAGATGCAAGATCCGGCGATTGGCGCGGCTATGGGCCAACTTGCTGCCAGCAACCGCCACGAGACCTGGTTGACCCGTTTGATCGACATGGAATACTGGCTGGCCTGTAACGAGGAGCGGGCGGCACAGGCTCGTTTCGGTGCTGTCATGTGCTGCTGTGGCCCATGCGCCATGTACCGCCGGACCGCGCTTACCATGCTACTCGACCAGTACGAAACGCAAATGTTCCGGGGAAAGCGAAGCGATTTCGGCGAAGATCGTCATCTTACGATCCTCATGTTGAAGGCCGGATTTCGGACCGAATATGTACCAACCGCCATCGCGGCAACTGTTGTTCCAAACAAGCTGCGCCCTTATCTGCGTCAACAACTTCGCTGGGCACGCAGCACTTTCCGCGACACTTTGCTTGCAATGAACCTTCTGCCTGGTCTTGACCGTTTTCTCACTTTGGACGTCATTGGTCAGAACCTAGGTCCGCTCCTGCTCGCCGTCTCGGTGCTAAGCGGACTAGTACAGTTCGCACTCACCGGGACCGTGCCCTGGTGGACATGCCTGATGATCGCATCGATGACCATGATCCGATGCAGCGTCGCGGCGTTTCGTGCTCGCCAATTTCGATTTATCGGCTTCTCCCTGCATACCTTCATCAACATCTTTTTCCTGCTTCCCTTGAAGGCCTACGCGCTCTGTACGTTGAGCAATAGCGATTGGCTGTCGCGCGGCTCTGCTGCCAAGGCACCAGACAAGGGTGGAAAGCTGGACGCCATCCAAGACCCAATTGCTGGATCAAGCCCGAGAGAATCCCAGGAAAATGAAGCTCCGCTTCGCCGGCACAATCTTGCGCGAGATGCTACCAGATCGATGGCATATGACGGCATTTGCACCGACCAGTGA